CTCTACACGCTAGCCCTTGCGGGCCTTACGGTGTACGGTGTAACACCATACTCCAAGGCTCTGCTACCCGTACCAGATCCGGCTACGATTAGAAAAAGAGTGTTTATGACAAAGCTCCCCCTTGGGGAGGCCTCGAAAAGACTGGTAGAGATAGTTGATATGTATGTTAAGCCCGTGTGTAGGCGCGTTGACGAAAACCCCCTCTGGGCTTGTAGGAGCGACACCGTCTTACTGATAGAGTACCGTTTCTCCGGTCCTATTGTGCTTGATGTTAGGTATGTTTACTGCTAGGCCTTGACAGCTACTGTTATCCCTGACAGCCTTATCCACGGCGCATACCTGCCAAAGCCTGCCCGCTCTACAGTCTTGCCAAGCAATTCCACGTTATCCCTTAGCTCTCTGTAGAAGTTACCAGAGATCATTGCACCCCTAACCCATCCTTTAGGCTCTCCATTCTCAAAGTATATTGCTGGGTTGGCTAGCACGCTATACTCGCCTGTTTCACTGTTAGCTGTGTGCGCACCCTGCACTTGATATACGACCAACACCTTGCCCTCAAAGAGTTCTTCCATCAGTGCATCACCCGGCTCTACAACTACGTTGGTAAAGCCTGGTATAGGCATAGAACTGTAGCCTATCCTTACAGCATTGCCCGTTGAGGCATTGCCAGCTCTTCTACCCCAGTAGTTGTCGAACACGAAACCCTTCACGACACCCTTCTCAACCAACACCTTCCTCGAAGTGGCTACACCTTCGCCGTCAAATCTCCAGGTGTTGTCGCCACCCTTCAATGTACCGTCATCAATTATGGTTATTTTCTCGGAGAGTGCCTGCTCCCCCACCTTATCGCCATAGTAGCTTCTGCCCTGCACGTAAATGTCGCCACGTAGTGAGTAGAGAACAGTTACGCCCAACAACTCCTCGAACACGCTAGGGGCAAGTACCACCGTATACTTGCCGGTCTCAACACCTTTGGCAAGCTTGGTAGCCTGAAGCACACGGTCAACGACACGGCGGACTAGCACCTCCGCGCTAGGCATTGAGACCCTACTAACTTCGAAGTCGAATACTACTGGTGTGAGTACACCATTCTTCCTTGCGTTAACACCAACCAGCGTAGCTGCCACCGTACCTACATCAACGCGGTAGACGCCGTTAGTGTTTACTATTGCTCTCTCGATACGCTCAACACTGACGGACCCCCTTGCAACACTTACACCC
This DNA window, taken from Hyperthermus butylicus DSM 5456, encodes the following:
- a CDS encoding TldD/PmbA family protein, with translation MSAQRVQPVEVAVLASRWAIREGATEAEAYVVHARGYQVRILAGKIEGLQSNDDVGIGIRVAVGKKIGFAYTTGLDLENMRRAVRAAVKQAKVAPEDPEWQGLPEPSQSYPEPGNMYSPELAAASAETVIEHVREIFSIAGEYEGVSVARGSVSVERIERAIVNTNGVYRVDVGTVAATLVGVNARKNGVLTPVVFDFEVSRVSMPSAEVLVRRVVDRVLQATKLAKGVETGKYTVVLAPSVFEELLGVTVLYSLRGDIYVQGRSYYGDKVGEQALSEKITIIDDGTLKGGDNTWRFDGEGVATSRKVLVEKGVVKGFVFDNYWGRRAGNASTGNAVRIGYSSMPIPGFTNVVVEPGDALMEELFEGKVLVVYQVQGAHTANSETGEYSVLANPAIYFENGEPKGWVRGAMISGNFYRELRDNVELLGKTVERAGFGRYAPWIRLSGITVAVKA